One Megalops cyprinoides isolate fMegCyp1 chromosome 4, fMegCyp1.pri, whole genome shotgun sequence genomic window carries:
- the tspan36 gene encoding tetraspanin 36 — MDCGIITSKTVLLLLSLIFWAAGAALAYVGSYVLRSYSSFDNFLEDKYTLIPAAIIIAVAVVMFVIGIVGCCATLRESKIGLGFFLLIILIILAAEITAFVFGFIYRGKIKGDLEGTMSDVFQKYDGKNSETRAVDYLQTQLQCCGVKNYTDWTTRPWFSSHNNTLPVSCCKPNVTGCTGALEQPNLLNTQGCEAKLEQLLQDVLSYAMLVILGFAIIKLFGMLSVCVITCRGNRNEYQPLYA, encoded by the exons ATGGACTGTGGAATTATAACGTCGAAAACGGTTCTATTGCTTCTGAGTTTGATTTTCTGG GCTGCAGGGGCCGCTCTCGCCTATGTGGGCTCCTATGTGCTGAGGAGCTACAGCAGCTTTGACAACTTCCTGGAGGACAAGTACACGCTCATTCCTGCTGCCATCATCATCGCCGTCGCCGTGGTGATGTTCGTCATCGGGATCGTGGGCTGCTGTGCCACCCTGAGAGAGTCCAAAATCGGCCTGGGCTtt tTCCTCCTCATCATCCTGATTATCTTGGCAGCAGAGATCACCGCCTTCGTGTTTGGGTTTATCTACAGAGGCAAG ATTAAGGGTGACCTGGAGGGGACCATGAGCGATGTGTTCCAGAAGTACGACGGTAAGAACTCCGAGACCCGGGCGGTGGACTACCTGCAGACTCAG ctgcagtgctgcgGGGTGAAGAACTACACCGACTGGACCACGAGGCCCTGGTTCAGCAGCCACAACAACACGCTTCCCGTTTCCTGCTGCAAACCAAACGTGACAGGTTGCACGGGTGCATTGGAGCAGCCGAATCTGCTCAACACCCAG gGCTGTGAGGCCAAGCTTGAGCAGCTGCTACAGGATGTTCTGAGCTACGCCATGCTGGTCATCCTGGGATTCGCCATTATCAAG CTGTTCGGGATGCTCAGCGTGTGTGTGATCACCTGCCGAGGGAACAGAAACGAGTACCAGCCGCTCTACGCCTGA